The genomic interval GTGGAGTGGCTAACAACTTCCACCACCAACACTGGCGGTGGATCGGATAGTCGAATGATCGCCTCTCGGTCTGCCATCTCCTGCCATGCAGCACTGGGTAGTATTGCCAGATCAGGAATGCGACCTGTGTCCCATCGCCCACCCCCAGGAGACTGAATGCCAACCATACCCTGAATCGCGATCCAGGGGCGATTCAAACGCTCAGCTTCGGCTTCAAACTGTTGGGCAAGATACCGAATGATACTGCCGTGCTTGCCAGTTCCCAGACTCATCGGCATCAAGCTCCCATGCACCAACTCATACCGAGTGTCTGTGCCATCGGTGTAGGTTATCCACTCGTCAAGGGTCAGTTTCTTAGTGGCGAGGGACATCACAAACTATCCCAAAGAACTCTCTAGAACCCGATCGTACACTTTCAGCAGCAGGTTTGGCTGGATAGAAGTTAGCAGATAACCTACAAAAATGAGGGTGACGGAGGTAAGGGCGATCGGAATTGCAAAGGGCAAATAAATCCGGTGGCGAGGATCGTTTTTGACCATGCGCCCAATTCGTTCGAAGAAGATCTGCATTTTTCCCTGACCCGCGATCGACTGAGAGCCGGTCGCAGCATTGGGCAAATCTCCTGGAAACGAGACAGCCAGATTTTTCTGATTCCCTATCTCGCTGTTAGGCTTTGCTAGCAGGCGATTTTGCCAGTAGTAGTCGTGCCCGATGAGTAAGAACCGCCAGAAAAAATGGGAAAGTCCATTGGGTGGAGCATGGGTTGCCCTGGCTTGGGGCTGTTTCCAAATGGTGTACCCGGTTTGCAACAACTCGTGGGCATGGATAGCGCAGTTGCCCCGATACAGCGGCAAATCTATGGGAATGGGGTTGTCTAGAAGAAATTGACGACGAAATGCCACATTGTTAAGGAAATATTGCGTGGTTGGGGTTGGGGCTTGCTCACCAGAGTACTGGGGAAAAATGTAGGTCAGTGCCATGGCTGTGCCATAGGGACCAACCCCTCGCGTTGTGGTTTCTCCAGCCACAATCTGAATGTGCTCTTTCTGGCAGAAAGTTGCCAGGAGCGTGCCTAGCCAGTGGGGTTCATAGATGCAGTCGGAGTCACAATAGACAAGAATTTCGCCTGTTGCCACTTGTGCGCCGAGCATTTTTGCCTTGTAGTAGCCCGTGTCTGGAGGTGCCGAATGAATCTTGATCCAGGGATAGCGATCGCACAACTGCTCCAGCAATTCGGCAGAAACATCGCCACTGTCAATCAATAAAACTTCATTCGCACAGGTGGGTGAAATATCCTGATTCAGCAGCGAAGCGAGGGATTTGGACAGCCCTTCTATATCTGCATTTGTCAGGTTTTCTGTCTCCAAGATGATGGAAAAACTGGGTAGGGTTGCCCTAATAGATTTGTCTCCGGTCATCATTACTTCCTCTGTTACCAACATCTGACACCGCTACATTCGGCACCCGCCCTCTGAAGTTCAATGGCTATTCCCGGATCATGCCTGAAAATGAACGAAATGGGGAATAGGGCGATCGCAACAACTGACTGACAAATACCGTCTTCCATAGCTGACGCCTATTTTCAGATTCCTATCAAGAATGTAAAGTAAACATTATGAATCTGATTCTCTTTCTTTTGCGATCGTCCTGGAAAATGGTGGCGATCGCAATTTTTACAGGCTTTCTCAGTGGTGCCAGTAGTGCGGGGCTAATTGCCCTGATCAGCCATGCCATCAGTCAGGGTTCATCGAACTCCCTTGCCTCAATTGGCTGGGCATTTCTTGGATTAGCGCTGATTTCGCTGGCAACCAGCATCGTTTCTCAGATGATGCTGATTCAACTGGCGCAACAGGCAATCTTTCAACTTCGTCTCAATCTTAGCCGTCAAATTCTGGCTTCAGAACTGGCGCACCTGGAAAAGCTGGGTGCGCCACGACTGTTGGCAACCCTGACAGATGATATCCAGGCAGTCGCCGATGCGGTACGGTTAGTGCCCTTTCTGTGCATTGATCTGGCGATCGTGGCAGGTTGCCTGGTCTACATTACCTGGCTTTCGTGGCAGGTGTTTCTGGTGGTTTGTGTGATCACCTTCGTTGCTTTAAGTAGTTGCCGTTGGTTACTGCGACGGGGTAAACGATTACTGGCGCTGGCACGGGAGCAGCAAGACAACTTGTTTCAGCACTTCCGCACGGTGACAGAGGGGACTAAGGAACTGAAGTTGCACTATTGGCGACGGCAGGCGTTTCTCCGTGAGGATTTGCAGTCCAGTGCGGCTGAATTTCGCCGCTACAACATTGGTGGGCTGAGGATGTTTGCCATCACCTCCAGTTGGGGCAAACTGATTTTTTTCTTTGCCGTCGGGTTTGTGCTATTTGCGCTGCCTCAATTCATGAACCTCACTGCTTCCACCATTTCT from Kovacikia minuta CCNUW1 carries:
- a CDS encoding Uma2 family endonuclease, translating into MSLATKKLTLDEWITYTDGTDTRYELVHGSLMPMSLGTGKHGSIIRYLAQQFEAEAERLNRPWIAIQGMVGIQSPGGGRWDTGRIPDLAILPSAAWQEMADREAIIRLSDPPPVLVVEVVSHSTKSDDYGAKWSEYSVLNIPEYWIADPIDHLVTVAELINGRYQDALFRGDDRIISSIFPDLNLTAAQVIKAGS
- a CDS encoding glycosyltransferase, with amino-acid sequence MLVTEEVMMTGDKSIRATLPSFSIILETENLTNADIEGLSKSLASLLNQDISPTCANEVLLIDSGDVSAELLEQLCDRYPWIKIHSAPPDTGYYKAKMLGAQVATGEILVYCDSDCIYEPHWLGTLLATFCQKEHIQIVAGETTTRGVGPYGTAMALTYIFPQYSGEQAPTPTTQYFLNNVAFRRQFLLDNPIPIDLPLYRGNCAIHAHELLQTGYTIWKQPQARATHAPPNGLSHFFWRFLLIGHDYYWQNRLLAKPNSEIGNQKNLAVSFPGDLPNAATGSQSIAGQGKMQIFFERIGRMVKNDPRHRIYLPFAIPIALTSVTLIFVGYLLTSIQPNLLLKVYDRVLESSLG